From Fibrobacter sp. UWR3, one genomic window encodes:
- the ndk gene encoding nucleoside-diphosphate kinase: MEMTFAMIKPNAVKSGLIGRIIDRYIAAGLSVCAVKMHQMTSADARGFYAEHVEKPFFPELEAYMTKGPSVMLALGGENAIAKVRAINGATNPAKAEPGTLRYDFAPSMTENVVHSSDSPESAKRELDFWFKEDERYAYEMPNLKACCVL; this comes from the coding sequence ATGGAAATGACATTTGCAATGATCAAGCCCAACGCCGTCAAGTCCGGCCTCATTGGGCGCATTATCGACCGTTACATCGCTGCAGGCCTCTCCGTCTGCGCCGTGAAGATGCACCAGATGACCTCTGCCGATGCTCGCGGTTTCTACGCCGAACACGTGGAAAAGCCGTTCTTCCCGGAACTCGAAGCCTACATGACCAAGGGCCCGTCCGTGATGCTCGCCCTCGGCGGCGAAAATGCCATTGCCAAGGTTCGCGCTATCAACGGTGCAACCAATCCGGCCAAGGCGGAACCCGGTACCCTCCGCTACGATTTTGCCCCTTCCATGACCGAAAACGTCGTGCACAGCTCCGACAGTCCTGAATCCGCCAAGCGCGAACTGGACTTCTGGTTCAAGGAAGACGAACGCTACGCTTACGAAATGCCGAACCTCAAGGCTTGCTGCGTCCTCTAA
- a CDS encoding succinate dehydrogenase cytochrome b subunit: MQWIIKYLTSSIGKKQIMGCTGAALALFIFGHMCGNFQLLNFDQASAQASYNAYTEFLTGFNPLHFPIKMIYLVELGLVACFALHIFLAVTLKIENKKARGGIDYEVNARKGKKTFATFTMIWSGLFILGFLIQHLMMLKFGEHYLYLNDKGEIVRDMWLTTIDMFANPFWAVFYVISMFVIGMHLFHAISSAFQTMGIAHQKWTPIIDVCGIIYSVVVAAGFGITAIAAFYLANQPETEALRTKSHELQQQYEQQKAKEAAKTSFVIPSVGTVEVSFNA, translated from the coding sequence ATGCAATGGATCATCAAGTATCTTACCTCCTCCATCGGTAAGAAGCAGATCATGGGATGCACGGGTGCGGCACTCGCCCTGTTCATCTTCGGCCACATGTGTGGTAACTTCCAACTCCTGAACTTTGACCAGGCTTCGGCCCAGGCGTCTTACAATGCCTACACCGAGTTCCTGACCGGGTTCAATCCGCTCCACTTCCCGATTAAGATGATCTATCTCGTCGAACTCGGCCTGGTGGCTTGCTTCGCTCTCCATATCTTCCTCGCGGTTACGCTGAAGATCGAGAACAAGAAGGCTCGCGGTGGAATCGACTACGAAGTCAACGCTCGCAAGGGCAAGAAGACTTTCGCGACCTTCACCATGATCTGGTCCGGCCTCTTCATCCTCGGCTTCCTCATCCAGCACCTCATGATGCTCAAGTTCGGCGAACACTACCTGTACCTGAACGACAAGGGCGAAATCGTCCGCGACATGTGGCTCACCACTATCGACATGTTCGCCAACCCCTTCTGGGCTGTGTTCTACGTGATCAGCATGTTCGTTATCGGCATGCACCTGTTCCACGCCATTTCTTCTGCGTTCCAGACCATGGGTATCGCACACCAGAAGTGGACCCCGATTATCGATGTCTGCGGCATCATCTACAGTGTTGTCGTTGCTGCCGGTTTCGGTATCACCGCTATCGCCGCCTTCTACCTCGCTAACCAGCCCGAAACGGAAGCCCTGCGCACCAAGTCTCATGAACTCCAGCAGCAGTATGAACAGCAGAAGGCCAAGGAAGCCGCCAAGACTTCTTTCGTGATTCCTTCTGTCGGCACCGTCGAAGTTTCTTTTAACGCTTAA
- a CDS encoding fumarate reductase/succinate dehydrogenase flavoprotein subunit produces MILDSKIPGGSIEEKWTKHKFELKLVNPANKRKFTVIVVGTGLAGASAAASLAELGYNVKSFCIQDSPRRAHSIAAQGGINAAKNYKNDGDSVYRLFYDTVKGGDFRAREANVHRLAENSNLIIDQCVAQGVPFGREYGGLLDNRSFGGTQVSRTFYARGQTGQQLLLGAYQALMRQVAAGKVEMFPRREMMDLVVIDGKARGIIVRNLITGELESHVGDAVCLCTGGYGNVYYLSTNAQGSNVTAAFRAYKRGALFANPCYTQIHPTCIPRHGDLQSKLTLMSESLRNDGRIWVPRKAGDTRSPDQIPEEDRYYYLEEKYPSFGNLVPRDVASRNAKQVCDAGLGVGSTKQAVYLDFADAIQRMGVAGVSAKYGNLFQMYEKITDEDPYKVPMRIFPAIHYTMGGLWVDYDLMSTIPGCFVLGEANFSDHGANRLGASALMQGLSDGYFVIPFTIGGYFAGTKLEKVSESDAAFEDCKKQTEERIHKLLSIKGHRTVNDIHRELGNIMWEYVGMARNEAGLKTALEKIPALRAEFWENVNVLGSEGSFNQNLERAGRVADFLEFAEVLTLDALHRKESCGGHFREESQTPEGEAKRDDENFCYVGAWEYKGDGVAPELSKEPLTFDNVHLATRSYK; encoded by the coding sequence ATGATTCTTGATTCTAAAATCCCCGGTGGTTCCATCGAAGAAAAGTGGACCAAGCACAAGTTCGAACTCAAGCTCGTGAACCCCGCCAACAAGCGTAAGTTCACGGTGATCGTGGTTGGTACTGGCCTTGCCGGTGCTTCTGCCGCTGCATCCCTCGCCGAACTTGGTTACAACGTAAAGTCTTTCTGCATCCAGGATAGCCCCCGTCGCGCACACTCCATTGCTGCCCAGGGTGGTATCAACGCTGCCAAGAACTACAAGAACGACGGCGACTCCGTTTACCGTCTGTTCTACGATACCGTGAAGGGCGGTGACTTCCGCGCTCGCGAAGCCAACGTGCACCGCTTGGCCGAAAACTCGAACCTCATCATCGACCAGTGCGTCGCCCAGGGTGTTCCGTTCGGTCGTGAATACGGCGGCCTCCTCGACAACCGCTCCTTCGGCGGTACGCAGGTTTCCCGTACGTTCTACGCCCGCGGTCAGACGGGTCAGCAGCTCTTGCTCGGTGCCTACCAGGCTCTCATGCGCCAGGTTGCCGCCGGTAAGGTGGAGATGTTCCCCCGCCGCGAAATGATGGACCTCGTCGTGATCGACGGCAAGGCTCGCGGTATCATCGTCCGTAACCTTATCACTGGCGAACTCGAAAGCCACGTGGGTGACGCTGTGTGCCTCTGCACCGGTGGTTACGGTAACGTCTACTACCTTTCTACCAACGCCCAGGGTTCCAACGTGACGGCTGCTTTCCGTGCCTACAAGCGCGGCGCCCTGTTCGCTAACCCCTGCTACACGCAGATTCACCCGACTTGCATTCCTCGCCACGGCGACCTGCAGTCGAAGCTCACCTTGATGAGCGAATCTCTCCGTAACGACGGCCGTATTTGGGTTCCGCGCAAGGCGGGCGACACCCGCAGCCCGGACCAGATCCCTGAAGAAGACCGTTACTACTACCTCGAAGAAAAGTACCCGAGCTTCGGTAACCTCGTTCCGCGTGACGTGGCTTCCCGTAACGCCAAGCAGGTTTGCGACGCAGGTCTCGGCGTGGGTTCCACCAAGCAGGCCGTGTACCTCGACTTCGCCGACGCTATCCAGCGTATGGGCGTTGCAGGCGTGTCTGCCAAGTACGGCAACCTCTTCCAGATGTACGAAAAGATTACCGACGAAGACCCGTACAAGGTCCCGATGCGTATCTTCCCGGCCATCCACTACACCATGGGCGGCCTCTGGGTGGACTACGATCTGATGTCCACGATTCCGGGCTGCTTCGTTCTCGGTGAAGCCAACTTCTCCGACCACGGTGCAAACCGCCTCGGCGCTTCTGCTCTTATGCAGGGCCTCTCCGACGGTTACTTCGTCATTCCGTTCACCATCGGCGGTTACTTCGCGGGCACCAAGCTCGAGAAGGTTTCCGAATCCGATGCCGCGTTCGAAGACTGCAAGAAGCAGACCGAAGAACGCATCCACAAGCTCCTCTCCATCAAGGGTCACCGCACGGTCAACGATATCCATCGTGAACTCGGTAATATCATGTGGGAATACGTGGGCATGGCCCGTAACGAAGCCGGCCTGAAGACCGCCCTCGAGAAGATTCCGGCCCTCCGTGCCGAATTCTGGGAAAACGTCAACGTGCTCGGCTCCGAAGGTTCCTTCAACCAGAACCTCGAACGTGCCGGCCGCGTGGCAGACTTCCTCGAATTCGCCGAAGTCCTCACTCTCGACGCCCTGCACCGCAAGGAATCTTGCGGCGGCCACTTCCGCGAAGAAAGCCAGACTCCGGAAGGCGAAGCCAAGCGCGACGACGAGAACTTCTGCTACGTGGGTGCCTGGGAATACAAGGGCGACGGTGTCGCACCGGAACTTTCCAAGGAACCTCTTACCTTTGATAACGTCCACCTCGCTACTAGGAGCTACAAATAA
- a CDS encoding peptidyl-prolyl cis-trans isomerase: MNRKILVLGALCGLALVGCNGFGSGEGKFAQVDNETVYNTDIDFAVMTSATGRADYDNIVKGVLTRSAVVSKALQEYPELGKNWESYSKNMDDRLLTLVYQRFYSMEKLTYSDADLKAFFDAHKADFADSTGKVEFIDVRGKVADRLLLEREAEKLKESGGDTAAFIGGFKQEMVRNTIKTVKEKFPVKVEKIVPPDPQGYYEKHKEEFKTAPAFEVYHVQMEDSAALAKLFKKPVDLEKFKAIAAKKSLNKETAANGGYVGVVKEGYALPYGIGIINGLAEAFTGKPEGTLSPVLGSTRTPGRHVFYLVREIPPEVKPYDRAKADVENHMLGAGYLELPPDYVLISKNGAPLVTEKQILQIFEEEPGMPKTNNMRERIIRSLAECASFADEARAIGLDSSWEYRALVRQTRDNYIISHYDEMAQAKNALPEDSLKAYFEKNGNPVRPRLSYEESKTDLVDYIRFPENVLKRDYYFNYVINAKRTMDETRKQVFSNRIGVLRKARKERVEAEIWANAKVKVFKEGVSVEQPAAGAAAMQATADSLYKARSYEAAVEQWKKVRDFYPDNDTLFAKATLQIAQIQSEAEQYSFSEAEYNVFYKMWPDSPDAEKAMFSRGFILNENLHKDTLALQVLEEFQAKYPNSEMGKDVNWLIENIKSGGKLAEDLMKKIESEE, translated from the coding sequence ATGAATAGAAAGATTCTTGTTCTGGGTGCCCTTTGTGGCCTTGCCCTTGTAGGGTGCAACGGTTTCGGTTCTGGTGAGGGCAAGTTTGCCCAGGTAGATAACGAGACCGTCTATAATACAGATATTGATTTTGCGGTAATGACTTCCGCTACCGGGCGTGCCGATTACGACAACATTGTAAAGGGCGTGCTCACGAGGTCTGCCGTTGTTTCTAAGGCCCTGCAGGAATACCCCGAACTCGGGAAAAACTGGGAATCCTATTCCAAGAACATGGATGACCGCCTGCTCACGCTCGTGTACCAGCGCTTCTATTCCATGGAAAAGCTCACGTATTCCGATGCCGACCTGAAGGCGTTCTTCGATGCGCATAAGGCCGATTTTGCCGATTCTACGGGCAAGGTCGAGTTTATCGATGTGCGCGGGAAGGTGGCCGATCGCCTGCTGCTCGAACGCGAGGCCGAAAAGCTCAAGGAATCGGGTGGCGACACCGCGGCGTTTATCGGCGGCTTCAAGCAGGAGATGGTGCGCAATACCATCAAGACGGTGAAGGAGAAGTTCCCGGTTAAGGTCGAGAAGATTGTGCCGCCCGACCCGCAGGGCTACTACGAGAAGCACAAGGAAGAATTCAAGACTGCACCTGCATTTGAAGTCTATCACGTGCAGATGGAAGATTCCGCCGCGCTTGCCAAGCTGTTCAAGAAGCCCGTGGACCTCGAGAAGTTCAAGGCGATTGCCGCAAAGAAGAGCCTAAACAAGGAAACCGCCGCAAATGGCGGCTACGTGGGCGTGGTGAAGGAAGGCTACGCCCTCCCGTACGGGATTGGGATTATCAACGGCCTTGCCGAAGCGTTTACGGGCAAGCCCGAAGGTACGCTGTCGCCGGTGCTGGGTTCGACCCGCACTCCCGGCCGTCATGTGTTCTATCTTGTTCGTGAAATTCCGCCGGAGGTCAAGCCCTACGACCGCGCGAAGGCTGACGTGGAAAACCACATGCTGGGGGCGGGATACCTGGAGCTCCCTCCGGATTACGTGCTTATCTCGAAGAACGGCGCCCCGCTTGTTACCGAGAAGCAAATCCTGCAGATATTCGAAGAAGAACCCGGCATGCCGAAGACGAACAATATGCGCGAACGTATTATCCGTAGCCTTGCGGAATGCGCGTCCTTTGCCGACGAGGCTCGTGCGATTGGCCTGGATTCCTCCTGGGAATACCGCGCGCTGGTGCGCCAGACCCGCGACAACTACATCATTTCGCACTACGACGAGATGGCGCAGGCCAAGAACGCTTTGCCCGAGGATTCCCTCAAGGCGTATTTCGAAAAGAACGGCAACCCGGTGCGCCCGAGGCTATCGTACGAGGAATCGAAGACCGACCTGGTTGACTACATCCGCTTCCCCGAGAACGTGCTGAAGCGCGACTACTACTTCAACTACGTCATCAATGCGAAGCGCACGATGGACGAAACCCGCAAGCAGGTGTTCTCGAACCGCATCGGCGTGCTCCGCAAGGCGCGCAAGGAACGCGTAGAGGCCGAAATCTGGGCCAACGCGAAGGTGAAGGTGTTCAAGGAAGGCGTTTCGGTCGAGCAGCCTGCCGCCGGTGCTGCTGCCATGCAGGCTACGGCCGATTCCCTCTACAAGGCCCGCAGTTACGAAGCCGCCGTCGAGCAGTGGAAGAAGGTCCGCGACTTCTATCCCGATAACGACACGCTGTTTGCGAAGGCTACGCTCCAGATTGCCCAGATTCAGTCCGAGGCGGAACAGTATTCCTTCTCCGAGGCGGAATACAACGTGTTCTACAAGATGTGGCCCGATAGCCCGGATGCCGAGAAGGCCATGTTCAGCCGCGGGTTCATCTTGAACGAGAACTTGCACAAGGATACGCTCGCCCTGCAGGTCCTGGAGGAATTCCAGGCCAAGTACCCCAACAGCGAAATGGGGAAGGACGTGAACTGGCTTATCGAGAACATCAAGTCCGGCGGAAAACTCGCCGAAGACCTGATGAAGAAGATTGAATCTGAGGAGTAA